The genomic segment TGAGTTGGGCAACCACGCCCACGACTGGCGGCTGCGGCGGATGAGTAAAGAGATCTCGGCCGGCGCGGCGCAGGGGCGGTCGCTGGCCCAGCAGATGGAGCGCTATCCGCAGTTGCTCCCGCCGCAGGTGCGGGGGATGCTGCTGGCCGGAGAGCGCGCCGGGGCGCTGCCCCGCGTGTGCCAGGAGTTGGCCGACGAACTGCGCGCTCAGCAGAAAGCCCGCTGGGCCGCCGCCATCGGCGAGGTATGGTTCGGCCTGCTGTTCTTCGTGGGCCTGCTGGTGCCGGGGCTGCCGCGCCTGATCAACCCCGAGCATCCGGATGTGGCCGCCTATGTGCGGTATCTGACCGGCGTGGCGCTGCCCGCCCTGATCGGCTTCATTGTGGTGTGGAACGGCGCCAAGCTGGTGGGCTCGATCCCGGCGCTGGCCGACCCGGTGCAGACGCTGCTGTACTACCTGCCGGGGGCCGGGCACCTGATCCGCCGCAGCGCCCTCAACCGTGGCGCCGTGGCCCTGGAGGCCCTGCTGCGGGCCGGGGTGGAGATCCAGGAGGCACTGTCGCTGGCCGCCGACTGCAGCGGCAATGCCGTCATCCGTCGGCAGTTGCATTGGGCCGCGGCACAGGTGCGGGCGGGCCGACCGCTGGACCAGGCGCTCAGCCGGGCCAGCTTCCTGCCCGGCCCGGCCAAGCAGAGCCTGATCTTGGGAGAGCGCGCCGGAACCTATGAACGCGTGTTGGGCGCGGTCGCCGAGGATGCGAAGGCGACCCGCTCCCGCGCGGTGTTACTAGTGAACATCACCGGCTATGGTGTGATGCTGCTGGTCTCCGCCGCCGTGGTCGTTCTGATCGTCTACTCCGCCGCCAGCGGCTATGTGAACGCCCTGCTCAATGCCAACCTGGAATAACTCGCGTCGTGTGTCGCCGGACGAAAGGTCATCTCTATGAAGCGTTGCGCCCTCCTGCTACCGCTCCTGCTCGCGACTTCCTGCGCCCTGGCCGGCGCGCTCGCGGGTGGCGACTTCGACTCCGGCCTGACCGGCTGGCAGGTGGTCAAGCAAGGGGGCGCCCAGGCCGCCGTCAGCAATGACAAGCCCGCCTCAGGCCGGGGCTGCCTGCAGTTGGCCTGCACGGGCAGCGACCAGGCCTGGGTGCTCGGGCCCGCGCTGCCGGGGAAGACCGGAGACGTGCTGCAACTGACCTTCTCGGCCCGGCGCGGCCCCGGCAAGGCGATTCTGCTGATGACGCTGGCGGCGGACGCCGCCGGGCTGGCCGCGACGCCGGTATGGGAGGGCGTGCTGCCGGCCGACAACAACTGGCACAAGGTCAGCCTCCTGCTCAAGACTCCGCCGCTGCCGGGCGGCAGCGTACCGCGTCTGGCCTTCGGCGTCGCCGGCCTGGCCGGCTCGTGGGCGGTGGATGCCGTGGACGCCCAGCCGGGCCAACTGCCCGCCCTGCAGCCCGAGAAGCCCACCGGCGAAACGATGCAGACCGACACGCTGCCTGAGGGCTGGCAGCCGGAGGGCAACCTCGACGCCCGCACCAAGGAGATTGCCGGCCAGACGGAGTTCCTGCTGGATGTCAACGGCATCGAGGTCGGGCTGCAGCCGGAGTTCACGTGCCGGCGCGGCGTGCGCGAGGGCATGGTGCTGTATGCCGTCAACCGGGGCGACCTGAACAAGGAGCTGCAGATCAGAATCGCGGCCCCCACGGGCTTTGAAGGGCCCGTGTGGACGGTGCCGGTGCGTGGG from the bacterium genome contains:
- a CDS encoding type II secretion system F family protein encodes the protein MLSWGANPLHALVRLSAGRLALYLTQLGDLLNAGLTMYDAMGELGNHAHDWRLRRMSKEISAGAAQGRSLAQQMERYPQLLPPQVRGMLLAGERAGALPRVCQELADELRAQQKARWAAAIGEVWFGLLFFVGLLVPGLPRLINPEHPDVAAYVRYLTGVALPALIGFIVVWNGAKLVGSIPALADPVQTLLYYLPGAGHLIRRSALNRGAVALEALLRAGVEIQEALSLAADCSGNAVIRRQLHWAAAQVRAGRPLDQALSRASFLPGPAKQSLILGERAGTYERVLGAVAEDAKATRSRAVLLVNITGYGVMLLVSAAVVVLIVYSAASGYVNALLNANLE